DNA sequence from the Phycisphaerae bacterium genome:
TGATCTTCGCCGCCGTCCCCGCGCACGCGCAGGAGAAGAAACCCAACATCGTCGTCATCATGGGCGACGACATCGGCATTTGGAACATTGGCGCCTACCACCGGGGCATGATGGCCAGCCGGACCCCGCACCTCGACAAGCTAGCCGCCGAGGGCATGCTGTTCACCGACTACTATGCCGAAGCCAGTTGCACGGCCGGTCGCGCCGCGTTCATCACCGGGCAATTGCCCATTCGCACGGGCATGACCACGGTCGGCCAGGCCGGCGCGTCCGTCGGGTTGCCCTCTCAAGCTTGTACGATCGCCACGGCGCTGAAGGAACAGGGATATGCCACGGGACAGTTCGGCAAGAATCACCTCGGCGATAAGAACGAGTTCCTGCCGACGTTGCACGGATTCGACGAGTTCTTCGGCTATTTGTATCACCTCGACGCGATGGAGGATCCGTGTCACCCCGGCTACCCGCAGGAACTCCTGGACAAGGTCGGGCCACGCAACGTGGTTCATTCCTGGGCGACGGACAACGACGATCCGACCGAGATGCCGCGCTGGGGCAAGGTCGGCAAGCAGAAAATAGAGGACGCCGGCCAGCTCTGCCCCGAGCGCATGGAAACGGTGGACGACGAGATTCGCGATCTCGCGTTCAAGTTCGTGGACAAGGCCAGGGCCGACAACAAGCCGTTCTTCCTCTGGCTGAACCCCACGCGAATGCACATCGTCACCCATCTCTCAGAGAAGTACGAGAAGATGCGCAATTCGAAGAATGGTTGGACCATTTCGGAAGCCGGCATGGCCCAGCTCGACGACATCGTCGGCGACGTCATGAAGAAGCTCAAGGACTTGGGAGTGGACGAGGACACCATCGTCGTGTTCACCACCGACAACGGTACCGAAGTTTTCACCTGGCCCGATGGCGGACAGACGCCGTTTGCGCAATGCAAGGGAACGGTCATGGAGGGAGGATTCCGCGCACCGGCCATGATTCGCTGGCCGGGCAAGGTGCCGGCCGGCAAGGTGGAGAACGGCATCATGTCCGGGCTCGACTGGTTCCCGACGCTGGTGGCCGCCGCGGGCAATCCGAACATCAAGGAGGACCTGCTCAAGGGCAAGACGATCGGCGATCGGACATACAAGAACCACCTCGACAGCTACAACCAGATGGACCTGATCACCGGCAAGGGCCCCTCGGCTCGCCATGAGATTTTCTACTTCGGAGAAAGCACGCTCGGGGCGGTGCGCGTGGACGACTACAAATACCGGTTCATTGACCAGCCGGGAGGCTGGCTGGGCGAAAAGACCCACGCGGATGTGCCTTTCCTGACCAACCTTCGTCTGGACCCGTTCGAGCGCACGGGCTGGCCGGGAAATGGGACAAAGGATGGGGCGCAGAACTATTTCAGTTGGTTCCAATACGAGTTCTGGCGCTTCGTTTTTGTCCAGCAGGAAGTGGCGAAGCTGGCCATGACGGCGGTCGAGTACCCGCCCATGCAGAAGGGCGCGAGCTTCAACCTCGATGCCGTGAAAGCGAAGATTGAGGCCGCCAGAGCGGCTATGGGCAAGTAAGCCGGCTACCCCGCGGCGGGCGGTCCAAAGGGACCGTCCGCCCTATTCGACCGCAATTCCGCACTTCGTGACGCCCTGTGCCTTGGATATCTTGGCGATGCGTCACCAAGGTTTGAACGCCTCTTGGCGATAATCTGCGGAGGTTCGAGGAGGCTCTATGAGCGATAAGGACAAGGAGTGGCAGAAGTCGTCCACAAGGGCCAATCGGTTCGCCTCTGCGGCGACGTTCATTGCGCCTCTGGTCGTGCTCGGTCTGGCTTGCGGTTGCCAGCACCAGCTCATGCCGACGCCGAACTTGTATTCCTATGGCCGTGACGACGCGTTTGCCCATGTGCCTCCCGAATATCGCAGTAACGAGGTCGACGTCTTATATGTCACCGACCGGCTGCCGGAAGGCGACACCAAAACAGGACCGAAGTATGGCTACGGTCGCTCACACTCGCTGGCGTTCGGCACGTGCGTCGTCGAAATCGGCCACAATATCTCCTGGGAAGATCTGGCTCGCGAAAGTCGCACAGCGAAGCGCCGGCTGTCGCTGCCGCTCTCGGTGAAACAGGTCCGCGAGATCGCTCGTTTTCCGTCCGTACCCCATCCCATCGTTGAGAAGGGCCCTCGGCCGATCGACGATCCCGCAGTGGTGGCAGAATACGCGGCGACCGAAGCGAAGCTGCACACCGACCTGGCGGCCCGGCTATCCCATACCGATCGAAAGCATGCGTACATTTTCGTCCACGGATTCGCCAACACGTTTGACGATGCAGCGTTCACCACGGCCGAGCTGTGGCACTTCTATGGACGACAGGGCGTGCCGATCTGCTACACCTGGCCGGCCGGTCGGGGAATGAGCAGCCTGGGCTACGATTATGACAGCGTATCCTGTGAGTTCACGGTCTTTCATCTCAAGCAGCTGCTCCGGTCGCTAGGCCGCTGCGAACCGATCGAAAAGGTACATATCCTGGCGCACAGCCGCGGGACCGAGGTCGTCACCAGCGCTTTGCGTGAGCTGAACATCGAACATACCCATGCCCCACAATCGGCCCGTGAGACCCTGAAGCTGGGTAACGTCGTTCTGGTAGCGCCTGATCTGGATTTCGACGTCTACCAGCAGCGAGAATGCGGAGAGCGGTTTACCTTCATGCCCGAGCGGGTCACGATCTACACCTCTCCAACGGATCGCGCGCTGGCCATGGCCGACGCGCTGACGCTCGGCGTCGCTCGCCTCGGCCAGCTTCAACCGTCGGAATTGACGCCCGGCCACCGCAATTGGCTCGAAATGTCGCCCGTGACCCTTGTCGAGGCCCTCGTGCATTCGGGCTACATCGGGCATTCGTATTTCACCGGCAGTCCCGCGGCTTCGTCCGATCTGATCCTTGTCCTGCGTGACAACCGTCCGCCGGGTGCGGACCACGGCCGGCCCTTAAAACAGCGAATGACGAATTTCTGGGAGCTGAGAGATGATTATCTTGAAGGCAAGTAAGGCGCACTCAGTCGGGCCTGCGACCTTCATCGTTGTGGCGTTAAATGCTGCGTTGTTCGATTGCCATCTTCGCACCAACGACTTCAAGTCCGGCTCGACAAGGGCCTCGACGAAGCCACGGAGAATGGCTGGACCGTCGTAGATATGAAAAAAGATTGGAAACAGGTTTTTCCAAAAGGTAAACAGTAAACGGGAGTACGTTCGATGATGAAGACTTATGGCAAATACAGTTACATGGTCATGTGCGCGGGTCTCGTCGCTCTGGCAGCGGGCTGCAATTCCCCGGCCGGAATGGCCGTCCAATTGGTCGGCAAGGCCGTGGATTCCGTGGAGACCCAAAAGTACGGCGACGAACTCGAGGGCCAGCCTCCATCCGCCGCCGACGCCAAGTTCGGTCAACCCAACGATGTCTTCGCGGAGGTCGGCGGCTCGCGAAAGTGGCGCGTGTACCCCGGAGGCGCGACGGACGTCCTGGGCAACGAACGCTATGTCGTGGAAATATCCCGCGAACGGATCGTCGGAGTCACGAAGGAGAAGCTCGATTCGAGCGGCATCGATCTGGCCCGCAAATTGCTCTTGGATCAAAAGGCGGAAGGCAAATCCCCGCAGGAATGTGAAGCGGCGCTGGGCCTCGGTCGCCCGCTGCTGACCGTCCGCAGCGAGACGACCAACACGTTGGCCCAGCTTTACGATGCCCGGATGATCGAGGGCATCGGCAGCCCGAAATATTGCCGCCTGAAGTTCGACCCCCAGGAACGCTGCAATGAAGTCGATCTCGTGGACGTCGCGGCCTCGGCGGGCAGCGCACCGCCGGCATGATACCCGACGCCGCATCCGCCGCTACGAGAAATGCGACTAACGCCATGAACGCTGCAACGCCCGAACCATGCCACAACTGGAAAGGACACGATGAATCGCACGCTCCTCGCTCTGTTCACCCTCATCGCACTCGCGATGTGCGCGTTCCTCACCCCATCGTCCGGCCACGCACAGGCACCATCGCCGTCAGGGGACAACCTCGACCGTACGAACCTGCCGATCCCCGAGCCAAAAGTCACCCCGATCTCCATCCTCGACGCCCGCAATGCGAAGGCCCCGCCGCGCTTTGAAGTGAAGCCGCCCCGGGGGGCGCCCAACGTCGTAATCGTCCTGATCGACGATATCGGCTTCGGTCACTCCAGCGCCTTCGGCGGGCCCATCCACATGCCCACCTTGGAAAAGCTGGCCGCCAAGGGACTGAAATACAATCGTTTCCACACCACCGCGCTTTGCAGTCCCACCCGCGTCGCCCTGCTCACCGGTCGCAACCATCACGTCAACAACGCCGGGGCCATCATGGAACTGGCCACGGGTTTTCCCGGTAACACCGGGGTCCGCCCCGAAAGCGTGACGCCCCTCGCCGAGATCCTCCGCCTCAATGGCTTCAGCACCGCGGCCTTCGGCAAGTACCACGAGACCGCGCCGTGGGAAGTCTCCATTTCCGGCCCCTTCGATCGCTGGCCGACGCGCTCCGGCTTCGACAAGTTCTACGGCTTCATCGGCGGCGAGACCAACCAGTGGGCGCCGGGCATCTTCGACGGCGTCGTTCGAATTGCGCCTCCGCAAAAGCCGGATTACCACTTCACCACCGACATGACCGACCAGGCCATCAAGTGGGTCAGCGCCCAGCAGGCCCTCACGCCCGACAAGCCCTTCTACATGTACTTTGCCACGGGCGCGACGCACGCCCCCCACCATGTCCCCAGGGAGTGGATCGACAAGTACAAGGGAAAATTCGCCAGCGGCTGGGACAACCTGCGTGAGGAGACCTTCGCGCGTCAGAAGAAGCTGGGCGTGATCCCCGCCGATGCCAAGTTGACCCCGCGGCCGAAGGAAATCCCCGCCTGGAACGACATGAGCGCCGACCAGAAGCGCCTCTTCGAACGCCAGATGGAGACCTTCGCCGGCTTCGCCGAGCACACCGACCACGAGGTGGGTCGCCTCGTCGCGCAACTGGAATCCATCGGCGTCCTGGACAACACGCTCTTCTTCTACATCGTCGGCGACAACGGCGCCAGCGCCGAAGGCGGCCCCGAAGGCACCTACAACGAAATGATGGCCCTCAACGGCATCATCGGCAAAGCCGACCAGATGATGGGCCACATCGAAGACTGGGGCGGACCCAAGACCTTCCCCCACTTCGCCATCGGCTGGGCCTGGGCCGGCAACACGCCCTTCCAATGGACCAAGCAGGTCGCCAGCCACTTCGGCGGCACGCGTAACGGCATGGTCCTCCACTGGCCGAACGGTATTAAGTCCCGGGGCGAAATCCGCTCGCAATTCCACCACGTGATCGACGTCGCCCCCACCGTCCTGGACGCGGCAAAAGTCCCCGAGCCCAAAATGGTGAACGGCATCCCGCAGCGGGCCATGGATGGCGTCTCGATGCTCTATACCGTGGATGATCCCGACGCCAAGGACCGCCACACCACCCAATACTTCGAGATGTTCGGCAACCGCGGCATCTATCATGACGGCTGGGTCGCCTGCACCCGCCACTCCATCCCGTGGCTGATGGTTCATCTCCCGCCGCTGACGGACGACGTCTGGGAACTTTACAACGTGGACAAGGACTTCACCCAGGCCGACAATCTCGCGGCCCAGCATCCCGAAAAGTTGAAGGAGCTGCAGGATCTCTTCATCAAGGAAGCCATCAGGAACCACGTCCTCCCGATCGACGACCGCCGCTCCGAGCGCTTCAACCCGGCCGTCGCCGGTCGCCCTGACCTCATGGGCGGTCGCAAGTCGCTCACCGTCTATGACGGCATGACTGGAATGATGGAAAACGCCTTCATCAACATAAAGGGCGTGCACCACACCATCACCGCCGATATCGAAGTGCCGGATGCGAACACCGAGGGCGTGATCCTCGCCCAGGCCGGCTACTTCGGCGGCTGGACCCTGTACATGAAAGAGGGCAAGGTCCACCACGAATACAACTTTTTCGCCCTGGAGCGCACCAACATCGCCGCCCCCTCGACTCTTGAACCGGGCAGACACACCGTCGTGTACGAGTTCATCCCCGACGAGACCAAGCCCGGGGCCGGTGGCAAGTCCATCATCACCATCGACGGCAAGAAGGCTATCGAAGGGCACATTCCCAAGACCCAGCCCTTCGCCTTTTCCGCCGATGAAGGCGCCGACGTGGGCGAGGATGGAGAAACCAATGTGTCGCCCGATTACAAGCAGCACGACAATAAGTTCACCGGTAAGATCCACAAGGTCACGATCGACGTTAAATAGGCAGAGTCGAAAACCTGGGGGTCACGTCCGCCGCGGCGGACCGGATGGAGCGGTACGATGCGAATGCGCAATGCGTCCCTGACATGCGGCCTGTTGACCCTCGCAAGCATTCTGACGGCGGCCACGCCCCTCGCCGCGCAGGAGCAGCCTCCGGTCACAGACCCGCCGGCTCAGACCGAGACCGCCGCGGCCAACGAATCGTCAACTGCGAAAGACGCCAAGCACCCGACCACCCAGCCCATGGCCCTCCAATCGCTCATCCCCACGCTCCCCGACTATTCGGGCGACGTCTGGAAGCGCGGTTACCTGACCGGCGACTGGGGCGGCGCGCGGACGCAGCTCGCCGAGCATGGCGTCCTCTTCGACCTCGACGTGACGCAGGTCCTCCAGGGCAACGCCCACGGCGGCAAGAACACTAAGGGCGCGCTCGAATACGGCGGTTCCGCCGATTACACCCTGCGTCTGGACACCGCCCGCATGGGCCTCTGGCCCGGCGGTCTCATCACCCTCCACGGCGAGACGCAGTTCGGCCGCGCAACCAACGGCAACACCGGCAGCCTCGGCTCGCCGAACTTCAAGTCGCTGCTCCCCGTTCCCGGCGACCCCGGCATCACTACGCTTTCGGAATACTACCTCACGCAGGCCCTGTCCGAGACGTTTGTCATCGTCGCCGGAAAAATGGACCTGACCGCCGCGGGCGATCGCAACGTCTTCGCGGGCGACACCAAGCACTACACCCAGTTCATGAACACGGCGTTCAACGTCAACCCCGTCCTGTTGAGTGCCGCGCCGTACACCGCGATGGCGGCGGGATTCGTCCTGCTCCCCACCAAGTGGCTCACCATCAGCACGCTCGTGTCCGACAACGACCCCGACGGCGCGGCCACCATGACCGGCTTTAACACCGCCTTCCACGGTCGCACCTGGCTGACCGTGATGCAGGAATATGCCGTCAAGATCAAACTCTTGGATAAACCCGGTAATCAGCGGTTCGGCTGGTTCTATACCACGAAGGACTTCATCGACTTCGCCGGCGACCCGCGGCTGCAACTGCCCGGCCGCCAGCAGAGTTTCGGTCTGCTGCCCCGCAACGTCGGACCCTTTCGTCTTCGCAAGCCGCCGCGCTGGCTGCGCTCGGTTCGCGTGGGCGATACCGTGCTGAGCGCCGACGGACCCGACAAGTGTCCCGATGACTGGGGCTTCTACTACAACTTTGACCAGTACCTCTACACCGAGACCGAAGACCCCACGCAGGGTTTTGGCCTCTTCGGCCGCTTCGGCTGGTCCAACGGCGAGTGCAACCCGATCGAGGAGTTCTACAGCATCGGCCTCGGCGGCAAGGGCTCGATCCCGTGCCGCGACCATGACACCTGGGGCCTGGGCTATTACCTGATCAACATGACCGACGACCTCCCCCGGATGCTCGGCCTGAACGCCGAACAGGGCGTCGAACTCTTCTACAACATCGAGATCACCCCCTGGCTGCACCTCTCGCCGAACCTGCAGGTCATCGTCGACCCCGGCGCCGGCTACCAGGACCGCGACGTGGCGGTCATTTACGGAATGCGGGCGCAGATGACGTTTTGAGCCGTAGCGTCCGCCCTCAGTGGCGGACGCCGTTAACCTTCTCGGGAGGGTGAGGCCCCCCAGCCGCGCGCGCCTGACGAAAACAAGCAATGGAAACCAATGTTCTCTCCTACACTTGGGAGCCGCATGCCATCGCCCAGTCCCGTTCACGGGGCTTTCCCGCCAACGGCGGGCTTTTTGGTAGGTCCTTCAGGGCCGGTCGCGCGGCCCGAGCAACGCCACCCCACCGTTTACTCCCCCCCGCCTATCTTCTGCTCCCCTGCCCTGCCTCCCCTCAATCCCTTAATCCCTGTTCCCTTATTCCCTCGCTCTCATGGCCCCGCGGGCAAGGCCGTTGAAACGGCCTCACGCCCCGCCCTGTGCCCGCCGAACCAACGCCAACGGCGTTGATGTCCGCCTAGCCCAGGGTTGGTCGGCTTTGCGACCTACCCTGGGTACCCAATGCGCAATCCAACGACAACGCCAACGGCGTTGTGACTCAACCCTGTCAGGGTTGTGCATGCGCGGGACCCGACGCGACCCAGGGTATTCGCCGCGGCGACAACCCTGGGCTATTGCCGAAGCCCCGTTGTGGCATGTGAACCGCCCGCCAAAATCCACCTCCGCCCTCTCCTGCTCCCCTTTTCTACTGTTCCACTGCTCATTTTTACAGGGAGCGCTGAACAAGAATGCTGGCTGAGGAACAACTAGGGCGGCGAGCCGCCGCCTGCGTGCAGCTTACGGCATATGGCTGAAAGCTTATGGCTCGTAAGGTCGGAGATTCCGCGCTATGACCTTGAACTTCAAGAGATTCAGGTGTTTTCAACGTTGCGATCTTCGCCGCGCCGTCCCCCGTTCCTCAAGCCTCAGGTCTCAAGCCTCCGGCCTCCGCCTGTTCCGCCTGGTACCGCCTTGTTCCACCAACAAAAAAAGAACAGCCCTGCGATTTCGCTCAATTTCGCTCAATTCCGCCCCCCCTCCCCCGGGGTTCACCTCTCCCTGTTCAACTGTTACCTGCTCAGTTTCCGCGGTCCCCCTCAAGCCTCAGGTCTCAAGTCTCGACTTTGCGCTCCATTGCGGTCGTTTGCGCATGAAAACAATATCTGCGGCAGGAGTTAACCCACGAAGGCAGGCGTCACTGTGGTTTGCACCTTTATTCCCCAATCCGCATTCCGAATTCCGCATTGGGCTCATCTGCGTCATCTGTGGAAATTACTTCCGTCAGGGAATCAGATCACCCCGATCGACCGCAGATGCTCCTGCGCCGCCGCCACGGTCTCGTCGATAACTTGTTGCATCGGCTTGTTCTTGACGCGGACGCCGGCCGACTGGCTGTGACCGCCGCCGCCGAAGCGCTGGGCCAATTCCAGGACCGTGATCTTGCCCTCGCCGCGGAGGTTGATGCGGATGACGCCGGGCTCGCCCTCGGAGAAGAGCATGGCGATGGCCACGCCCTTGAGGGCCCGGGGGATGGAGACCTGGTCGTCGATGTCGTCGGCCTTGCAGCCGGACTCGCTGATGTCCGCATAGGAGAGGTGGCTGTAGGCGATTCGGCCGGCCGCGACGACGCGGGTGTGGTCGTAGACCCGCCGCAGGAGTTCGAAGTCGTGCTGCCCCTGCGAGCGGCAGAGCTGTTCGCCGATGTGCGAGACGTCGGCCCCCGCGCGAACGAGTTCGGCGGCGACGTGCAGCGCGTCGGACGTCGTCGACGGCAGGCTGAAGCCCGCGGTGTCGCCGTGCAGACCGGCGTAAAGGAGCGAGGCGACGGCCGCCGAAGGCTGCCACTTCAGTGCGTTCAGCAGGAGCGCGATCATCTCGCAAGTGCTGCTGGCGTGCGGATCGACCCAGTTGTGGCGGCCGAAGTCGATGTTGGTGATGTGGTGGTCGATGTTGAGGGTCGGCAGCGGGCCCGTCATCGCGGGCGGCGGCCGGATGTTGATCCGCTTCTCGCTCGCCGTGTCGACGATGATCAGGCTGTCGTAGCGGCCGTCGGTGGACCATTCGACCGACCGCGGCGTCGTGGGAGCGAGTTCCAGCATGAAGCCCAGCCGCTGGGCCACGCAATCGGCGGGCAGGCCGACGACGGCCTCGATGCCATGCTCGCGGAGGCTCCCCGCCACGCCCAGCGCCGCGCCGATGCAGTCGGCGTCGGGCGTGACGTGACCCACGACCAGCGGCCGCCGGACGCTCGTAAGTTGCCGCAGGAATTCCGGCGTCGGCTGTCGGTTGGATCGGGGTGCGTTTTTCGATTCGGCGGGAGCGGTCTCACCCATCGGGAAGGTCTCACTTCGGC
Encoded proteins:
- a CDS encoding bifunctional oligoribonuclease/PAP phosphatase NrnA, producing MGETAPAESKNAPRSNRQPTPEFLRQLTSVRRPLVVGHVTPDADCIGAALGVAGSLREHGIEAVVGLPADCVAQRLGFMLELAPTTPRSVEWSTDGRYDSLIIVDTASEKRINIRPPPAMTGPLPTLNIDHHITNIDFGRHNWVDPHASSTCEMIALLLNALKWQPSAAVASLLYAGLHGDTAGFSLPSTTSDALHVAAELVRAGADVSHIGEQLCRSQGQHDFELLRRVYDHTRVVAAGRIAYSHLSYADISESGCKADDIDDQVSIPRALKGVAIAMLFSEGEPGVIRINLRGEGKITVLELAQRFGGGGHSQSAGVRVKNKPMQQVIDETVAAAQEHLRSIGVI
- a CDS encoding arylsulfatase; translated protein: MIKKMMTLIAASLAALIFAAVPAHAQEKKPNIVVIMGDDIGIWNIGAYHRGMMASRTPHLDKLAAEGMLFTDYYAEASCTAGRAAFITGQLPIRTGMTTVGQAGASVGLPSQACTIATALKEQGYATGQFGKNHLGDKNEFLPTLHGFDEFFGYLYHLDAMEDPCHPGYPQELLDKVGPRNVVHSWATDNDDPTEMPRWGKVGKQKIEDAGQLCPERMETVDDEIRDLAFKFVDKARADNKPFFLWLNPTRMHIVTHLSEKYEKMRNSKNGWTISEAGMAQLDDIVGDVMKKLKDLGVDEDTIVVFTTDNGTEVFTWPDGGQTPFAQCKGTVMEGGFRAPAMIRWPGKVPAGKVENGIMSGLDWFPTLVAAAGNPNIKEDLLKGKTIGDRTYKNHLDSYNQMDLITGKGPSARHEIFYFGESTLGAVRVDDYKYRFIDQPGGWLGEKTHADVPFLTNLRLDPFERTGWPGNGTKDGAQNYFSWFQYEFWRFVFVQQEVAKLAMTAVEYPPMQKGASFNLDAVKAKIEAARAAMGK
- a CDS encoding arylsulfatase, producing MNRTLLALFTLIALAMCAFLTPSSGHAQAPSPSGDNLDRTNLPIPEPKVTPISILDARNAKAPPRFEVKPPRGAPNVVIVLIDDIGFGHSSAFGGPIHMPTLEKLAAKGLKYNRFHTTALCSPTRVALLTGRNHHVNNAGAIMELATGFPGNTGVRPESVTPLAEILRLNGFSTAAFGKYHETAPWEVSISGPFDRWPTRSGFDKFYGFIGGETNQWAPGIFDGVVRIAPPQKPDYHFTTDMTDQAIKWVSAQQALTPDKPFYMYFATGATHAPHHVPREWIDKYKGKFASGWDNLREETFARQKKLGVIPADAKLTPRPKEIPAWNDMSADQKRLFERQMETFAGFAEHTDHEVGRLVAQLESIGVLDNTLFFYIVGDNGASAEGGPEGTYNEMMALNGIIGKADQMMGHIEDWGGPKTFPHFAIGWAWAGNTPFQWTKQVASHFGGTRNGMVLHWPNGIKSRGEIRSQFHHVIDVAPTVLDAAKVPEPKMVNGIPQRAMDGVSMLYTVDDPDAKDRHTTQYFEMFGNRGIYHDGWVACTRHSIPWLMVHLPPLTDDVWELYNVDKDFTQADNLAAQHPEKLKELQDLFIKEAIRNHVLPIDDRRSERFNPAVAGRPDLMGGRKSLTVYDGMTGMMENAFINIKGVHHTITADIEVPDANTEGVILAQAGYFGGWTLYMKEGKVHHEYNFFALERTNIAAPSTLEPGRHTVVYEFIPDETKPGAGGKSIITIDGKKAIEGHIPKTQPFAFSADEGADVGEDGETNVSPDYKQHDNKFTGKIHKVTIDVK
- a CDS encoding carbohydrate porin, whose translation is MRMRNASLTCGLLTLASILTAATPLAAQEQPPVTDPPAQTETAAANESSTAKDAKHPTTQPMALQSLIPTLPDYSGDVWKRGYLTGDWGGARTQLAEHGVLFDLDVTQVLQGNAHGGKNTKGALEYGGSADYTLRLDTARMGLWPGGLITLHGETQFGRATNGNTGSLGSPNFKSLLPVPGDPGITTLSEYYLTQALSETFVIVAGKMDLTAAGDRNVFAGDTKHYTQFMNTAFNVNPVLLSAAPYTAMAAGFVLLPTKWLTISTLVSDNDPDGAATMTGFNTAFHGRTWLTVMQEYAVKIKLLDKPGNQRFGWFYTTKDFIDFAGDPRLQLPGRQQSFGLLPRNVGPFRLRKPPRWLRSVRVGDTVLSADGPDKCPDDWGFYYNFDQYLYTETEDPTQGFGLFGRFGWSNGECNPIEEFYSIGLGGKGSIPCRDHDTWGLGYYLINMTDDLPRMLGLNAEQGVELFYNIEITPWLHLSPNLQVIVDPGAGYQDRDVAVIYGMRAQMTF
- a CDS encoding alpha/beta hydrolase; this encodes MSDKDKEWQKSSTRANRFASAATFIAPLVVLGLACGCQHQLMPTPNLYSYGRDDAFAHVPPEYRSNEVDVLYVTDRLPEGDTKTGPKYGYGRSHSLAFGTCVVEIGHNISWEDLARESRTAKRRLSLPLSVKQVREIARFPSVPHPIVEKGPRPIDDPAVVAEYAATEAKLHTDLAARLSHTDRKHAYIFVHGFANTFDDAAFTTAELWHFYGRQGVPICYTWPAGRGMSSLGYDYDSVSCEFTVFHLKQLLRSLGRCEPIEKVHILAHSRGTEVVTSALRELNIEHTHAPQSARETLKLGNVVLVAPDLDFDVYQQRECGERFTFMPERVTIYTSPTDRALAMADALTLGVARLGQLQPSELTPGHRNWLEMSPVTLVEALVHSGYIGHSYFTGSPAASSDLILVLRDNRPPGADHGRPLKQRMTNFWELRDDYLEGK